The Lycium barbarum isolate Lr01 chromosome 9, ASM1917538v2, whole genome shotgun sequence genome has a segment encoding these proteins:
- the LOC132611586 gene encoding uncharacterized protein LOC132611586, which yields MTYMQAYRAKEKALNMLRGDPTESYNKLPSYFYILEKTYPGSVVSLEKTAEDRFLYAFVALEPCIRGWEYCRPIVVVDGTHLKSTYEGTMLIASTLDPGGSILPLAYAIVDSENDASWTLFFERFRIAFGERENMGNKEQVKKLYFALAKAYTLQEFSELMGRLDTVDKKLGVYLFDSGYHKWSRVHATVKRTWTLTSNIVESINSSIVKAREFPVCKLMDYMRQMIETWNAKHSEEGRNTFTDLTNEYNKAYEDNKELSHRMTVRASTEFLHTVTDGMKRFSVCLRSKICSCGRFQLDEIPCGHALAAIMYKHQHGEDYCSAYYSNKDFKDTYAIPVEPLLCESTWEITFDVLEQIVLPPDSKRPPGRPSLKRMKPFYEVKFKRAKMTCSKCGIEGHNKKTCSNLPK from the exons ATGACTTACATGCAAGCTTATAGAGCCAAGGAAAAGGCATTAAACATGTTGCGAGGGGATCCAACTGAATCATACAATAAGTTACCGAGCTACTTTTACATCCTGGAAAAGACATATCCGGGCTCAGTTGTTAGTTTGGAAAAAACAGCAGAAGACCGTTTCTTGTATGCATTTGTAGCATTGGAACCTTGTATTAGAGGATGGGAGTATTGTAGGCCTATAGTAGTTGTTGACGGCACCCATCTAAAATCAACTTATGAAGGAACTATGCTAATAGCAAGCACACTAGATCCTGGag GTAGTATACTGCCATTAGCATATGCAATAGTTGATTCAGAGAATGATGCATCTTGGACATTGTTTTTTGAGAGATTTAGGATAGCTTTTGGTGAAAGGGAGAATAT GGGAAATAAAGAACAGGTCAAGAAACTATACTTTGCATTAGCTAAGGCATACACTCTTCAAGAATTTAGTGAACTCATGGGAAGGCTGGACACAGTAGATAAGAAGTTGGGTGTATACTTATTTGATAGTGGGTATCATAAATGGTCTCGGGTACATGCAACAGTGAAGAGAACATGGACGTTGACTTCAAACATTGTTGAATCTATAAACAGCAGCATTGTCAAAGCTAGAGAATTTCCAGTCTGTAAGTTAATGGATTACATGAGACAAATGATTGAAACTTGGAATGCAAAACACAGTGAAGAAGGGAGAAATACATTCACTGATCTTACTAATGAGTACAATAAAGCTTATGAGGATAACAAGGAATTATCACACCGTATGACT GTAAGGGCTTCCACTGAATTCCTACATACAGTGACAGATGGTATGAAGAGATTTAGTGTGTGTCTTCGAAGTAAGATTTGTAGTTGTGGAAGGTTTCAACTTGACGAGATACCATGTGGACATGCTTTGGCTGCTATAATGTACAAGCACCAACATGGAGAGGACTACTGCTCTGCCTACTACAGCAATAAAGATTTCAAAGATACATATGCCATACCAGTGGAACCTCTTCTATGCGAGAGTACATGGGAGATAACATTTGATGTGTTAGAACAAATTGTTTTACCACCAGATTCTAAAAGACCTCCAGGGAGACCATCGTTGAAGAGAATGAAACCATTTTATGAGGTGAAATTTAAGAGGGCAAAGATGACATGTAGCAAGTGTGGCATAGAGGGGCACAACAAGAAGACATGTAGCAATTTGCCCAAATGA